One Senegalimassilia faecalis genomic window, CTGTCGGACGTATCGGTCTGATACTTCGACATATCCACGTCGTAAGGCAGGCCGGAAGGCATGTCGTTGATCTGCAGGTCGGAGGAATCCTTCTTCTCGCTCAGCCAATTCTGGTAGTTCGTGGTCTGACCCCGAGACTGCAGCGACTCCTTGATAGATTCCTGCCACTCGGTAGGAATCTGGTCGATGCTGGTCACCTTCACCGTTTCGGTACCGTCATCGGCGGTTTCCTTCGGTGCGTTGAACACGTCAGTGCACTTGATGATATGAATGCCATATGTGCTGGTAACAAGGCCGCTGACCTGGTCTTTCTCAAGGCCGTTCAGCGCATCGGTGTACTCCTGCACAAAGGAGTTGGTCTTATCCCAACCCACATCGCCGCCATTTTCGGCAGAACCCTTATCCTGGGAGTACTGCTTGGCAGCCTCGGCGAAATCAAGCTCGCCGGAGTTAATCTTGTCCAGAACCTCCTGAGCGGTTGCCTCGTCATCGGAATTGAACAGGATGTGAGAGGAACGCTTCGCGCCATCGTACGCGCTTGCATACATCTGCGCATACTGCAGCATGTCCTCATCGGAAGGCTGCTCGTCGGACGTGAACGTGTTGTACAGCTCTTTTGCCTTGAGCTGCAGTTCAATTTCAGAACGATACTCGTCCTCGGTCATGCCCGCCTGCCCAAGCGCGGCCTGCCACTTGTCGTCGCTATCGTAGTTGGCCTTCATTTTGTCGACATAGCTGTCCACCTCGGAGCTGTCGACAGTGATGCCCTTCTCTTCGGCACCGGAGTTGATAAGCTCGCGGGTGACGTACGTGTTGATGATCTGTTCGCGCACGCCTGCCGGGTCGGTACCCATCTGGGCCAGGTAGTTGCCCCAGGAATCTTCGTCAGTCAGACCCTGCTGCTCGCGCACGCTTTGGATGTAATCCGTCACCGTATCTTCGTAGATGTTGGTGCCGTTGATGGTTGCTGCCACCGCGCCGGAGCCGGACGACTGGTTGTTGCTGGAGCAACCGGCAACGCCCATGATGCAGGCCGCCGACAAGCCCATCGCGCAAACCGTCGAGATAATGCGAGATGCCTTCATAGAACCCTTCCTCAGAATTGCCAAAACCGCTTTATACCAGGCGGTTTAATCTGAAATGCTTCGTGCGCATTTTCCCACAGCGCTCATCAGAGTTATCTTCACAGCACAATATGCCCATGCAGGTTTCACAGTACCCAAGGGTTCCTACATCATTTGGCGTAATCTGACGAAAAAGACGGCCCCGAGGGGCCGTCTTTTTCGTGCGTTCTCTTAGCCGTGCGACAGTCGCTTTCACTGTTTCGCGGCGGCATAAGCAGTTGCAGTTTTATTTCTTCGCAGCCTTCTTACGCTCGATGGTGCTGAGGATGCGCTTACGCAGGCGAATGGACTGCGGCGTGATCTCCACCAGCTCGTCGTCCTCGATGTACTCGAGCGCCTCTTCAAGCGTGAAGGTGATCGGCGGCGTCAGCTGGATGGCCTTGTCCGCGGTGGAGGAACGCTGATTGCCCAGGTTCTTCGTCTTGGACACGTTCACCACCATGTCGCCTTCCTTGGCGGACTCTCCCACGATCATGCCCTCGTAGCACTCGTCGCCCGGCTTGACGAACAGACGGCCGCGCTGCTGCAGCGTGTCGAGCGCGTATGCAACCGCCTTGTCGGTTGCCATGGCGATCATGCCGCCGTTCTTGCGGCCTTCCATCTCGCCGGAGTAAGGGCCGTACTCGCGGAAGTGGTGGAACAGCACCGCTTCGCCATGCGTTGCGTTGAGGATGCGGGTTTTCAGGCCCATGGTGCCGCGCGACGGGATGCTGAACGTCAGGTGCGTCATGTTCTCATCAGACGCCATGTCCTCCATGATGCCGCCGGCGGTGCCCATGACCTCGATGGCCTTGCCGGAGTAATCGTTCGGCACGTCGACGGTGGCTTCCTCGATAGGCTCGAGTTTGTTGCCGTGCTCGTCGGTCTTGTACACAACCTGCGGGCGGCCGACCTGGAATTCGAAGCCTTCGCGGCGCATGGTTTCCATAAGCACGGACAGATGCAGCACACCACGGCCGGCAACGCGCACGCCAGACTTGTCCTCGGTCTCGTCGATGCGCATGGAAATGTTGCTTTCCTTCTCGCGCATCAGGCGCTCTTTGAGCTGGCGGGCACCGACGATATCGCCTTCGCGGCCCACAAGCGGGCTGGTGGAAGCTTCGAAGACAACGGCCATCGTAGGCTCTTCAACGGCGATGGGCTCCATTTCCACCGGATTTTCCGGATCGGTGATGACATCTCCGATGTCGGCGGCCTCAACACCGATGACGGCCACGATGTCGCCCGCGTGGGCCTCGGGAACTTCCTGTTTGCCCAGGTTCTCGAACGTGTACACCTTGCGAATCTGCGCTTTGTACTCGTTGCCGTCGGGCTGCACCACAAGCACCTGCTCCTTCTCGTGCAGCGTGCCGCTATGCAGACGTCCGACGCCGATGCGACCTTCGTAGCTGCTGTGGTCGACGGTGCACACCTGCAGGGCAACCGGGCCGTCCACGTCAACGTCGGGGCACGGAATCTCGTTGATGATAGTGTCGAGCAACGGAACCATGTCCAGGTTGCCGTCCTCGGGGTCCATGCGCGCGTAGCCGTTCACGGCAGAGGCGTACACCACGGGGAAGTCAAGCTGCTCGTCGGATGCGCCCAGTTCAACCATCAGGTCGAACAC contains:
- a CDS encoding peptidylprolyl isomerase — translated: MKASRIISTVCAMGLSAACIMGVAGCSSNNQSSGSGAVAATINGTNIYEDTVTDYIQSVREQQGLTDEDSWGNYLAQMGTDPAGVREQIINTYVTRELINSGAEEKGITVDSSEVDSYVDKMKANYDSDDKWQAALGQAGMTEDEYRSEIELQLKAKELYNTFTSDEQPSDEDMLQYAQMYASAYDGAKRSSHILFNSDDEATAQEVLDKINSGELDFAEAAKQYSQDKGSAENGGDVGWDKTNSFVQEYTDALNGLEKDQVSGLVTSTYGIHIIKCTDVFNAPKETADDGTETVKVTSIDQIPTEWQESIKESLQSRGQTTNYQNWLSEKKDSSDLQINDMPSGLPYDVDMSKYQTDTSDSSSTSDESGSDGATTDSANTADNESTASTEGDASTTKTSSAN
- the typA gene encoding translational GTPase TypA, whose protein sequence is MKQEGLRNVAIIAHVDHGKTTLVDRLLWSSHVFRENQEVQERVLDSNDQERERGITILSKNISIHYKGIKINVIDTPGHADFGGEVERVLNMADGALLIVDAYEGPKPQTRFVLSHALERGLRIVVVVNKIDRPNADPEGAVDKVFDLMVELGASDEQLDFPVVYASAVNGYARMDPEDGNLDMVPLLDTIINEIPCPDVDVDGPVALQVCTVDHSSYEGRIGVGRLHSGTLHEKEQVLVVQPDGNEYKAQIRKVYTFENLGKQEVPEAHAGDIVAVIGVEAADIGDVITDPENPVEMEPIAVEEPTMAVVFEASTSPLVGREGDIVGARQLKERLMREKESNISMRIDETEDKSGVRVAGRGVLHLSVLMETMRREGFEFQVGRPQVVYKTDEHGNKLEPIEEATVDVPNDYSGKAIEVMGTAGGIMEDMASDENMTHLTFSIPSRGTMGLKTRILNATHGEAVLFHHFREYGPYSGEMEGRKNGGMIAMATDKAVAYALDTLQQRGRLFVKPGDECYEGMIVGESAKEGDMVVNVSKTKNLGNQRSSTADKAIQLTPPITFTLEEALEYIEDDELVEITPQSIRLRKRILSTIERKKAAKK